The Hymenobacter baengnokdamensis genome includes a region encoding these proteins:
- a CDS encoding glycoside hydrolase family 13 protein has translation MPFAKLLLVLVLFVGCCPAATAFAPAASPGSPPISRIDPTFWWVGMKNPKLQLLVHGPGVAASQVSLAGYPGVILDGFQRLESPNYLLVNLTISPTAQPGRLRLLFRGRQKFTYAYELRARTTPGDRSKVQGITSADFIYLLMPDRFANGDPANDVVPGNRAPGVARDSMYARHGGDLRGIEQHFSYLKELGVTAIWPTPVVDNNMPKAGYHGYALTDYYAVDPHYGSNEDYVRFVQHAHEQGLKVIHDVVLNHLGSFNYLWLDQPAKNWFHQWPTFTRGNYRNGTVNDPHVSALDRQLFSTTWFDTTMPDPAQENPLVATYLIQNFLWWVEYTGVDGYRVDTYTYSDPTFLMNWGKAILDEYPQLGMFGETWMQEAEGVAQQAFWTRNVFPPINGFKSNLPGAIDFMLRYALLEGLTKPPGFAEGVGKLYYAVQGDWMYEDASRNVIFLDNHDVDRVFSVLGEDVRKQKMALAWLLTERGIPQLYYGTEILMKNFSCPDGLLREDFPGGWPGDPRNAFTTAGRTSAQQDVHEYVRQLANYRKTHPVLQTGQLTHFVPEDGVYTYFRHDAQGHTVLVMLNCNPAAKKVPLTRFAERLHGYTSAMDVLTQAIVPTLQTATVPAYTALVWELR, from the coding sequence ATGCCTTTTGCCAAACTACTCCTCGTGCTGGTACTTTTCGTGGGCTGCTGCCCGGCGGCTACCGCTTTTGCCCCGGCAGCCAGCCCCGGCAGCCCACCCATCAGCCGCATCGACCCAACCTTCTGGTGGGTAGGTATGAAAAATCCGAAGCTACAGCTGCTGGTGCATGGGCCGGGCGTAGCGGCCAGCCAGGTAAGCCTGGCCGGCTACCCCGGCGTCATACTGGATGGCTTTCAGCGCCTGGAAAGCCCCAATTATCTGCTCGTCAACCTCACCATCAGCCCCACTGCCCAGCCTGGCCGCCTACGGCTGCTATTCCGGGGCCGGCAGAAATTTACCTATGCCTACGAACTGCGGGCCCGCACTACGCCCGGCGACAGGTCGAAGGTGCAGGGTATTACCAGCGCCGACTTTATTTACCTGCTCATGCCCGACCGCTTTGCCAACGGTGACCCCGCCAACGACGTGGTGCCGGGCAACCGCGCCCCCGGCGTGGCCCGCGACTCCATGTACGCCCGCCATGGGGGCGACCTGCGGGGTATTGAGCAACACTTTAGCTACCTGAAAGAGCTGGGAGTGACTGCTATCTGGCCCACGCCGGTGGTCGATAACAATATGCCCAAGGCGGGCTACCACGGCTATGCCCTCACCGATTACTACGCCGTAGACCCGCACTACGGCAGCAACGAGGACTATGTGCGCTTCGTGCAGCACGCCCATGAGCAAGGCTTGAAAGTGATTCATGACGTGGTGCTCAACCACCTGGGCAGCTTCAACTACCTGTGGCTCGACCAGCCGGCCAAAAACTGGTTTCACCAGTGGCCGACCTTTACGCGGGGCAACTACCGCAACGGCACGGTGAACGACCCGCACGTTTCGGCGCTGGACCGCCAGCTGTTCAGCACTACCTGGTTTGACACCACCATGCCCGACCCGGCCCAGGAAAACCCGCTGGTGGCCACCTACCTTATCCAGAATTTTCTGTGGTGGGTAGAGTACACCGGCGTGGACGGCTACCGCGTGGATACCTATACATATTCCGACCCTACCTTTCTGATGAACTGGGGCAAGGCTATCCTCGATGAATACCCGCAGCTGGGAATGTTTGGCGAAACCTGGATGCAGGAAGCTGAAGGCGTAGCCCAGCAGGCGTTCTGGACCCGTAACGTGTTTCCGCCCATCAACGGCTTCAAAAGCAACCTGCCCGGGGCCATCGATTTTATGCTGCGCTATGCGCTACTGGAGGGCCTCACCAAGCCGCCTGGTTTTGCCGAGGGCGTGGGCAAGCTCTATTATGCGGTACAGGGCGACTGGATGTACGAGGATGCGAGCCGCAACGTCATTTTCCTGGACAACCACGATGTAGACCGGGTGTTCTCGGTGCTGGGTGAGGACGTGCGCAAGCAGAAGATGGCCCTGGCCTGGCTGCTCACCGAGCGCGGCATCCCACAGCTGTACTATGGCACCGAGATACTTATGAAGAATTTCAGCTGCCCCGACGGTCTCCTGCGAGAAGACTTTCCTGGTGGCTGGCCCGGCGACCCGCGCAATGCCTTTACGACCGCCGGCCGTACCTCCGCCCAGCAAGACGTGCACGAGTACGTGCGTCAGCTGGCCAACTACCGGAAAACCCACCCAGTGCTGCAAACCGGCCAGCTGACGCACTTCGTACCCGAGGATGGGGTATATACCTACTTCCGCCACGATGCCCAGGGCCATACCGTGCTGGTGATGCTCAACTGCAACCCGGCGGCGAAAAAGGTGCCGCTGACGCGCTTTGCGGAGCGCCTGCACGGCTACACCTCGGCCATGGATGTGTTGACGCAAGCTATAGTACCCACCCTGCAAACGGCCACAGTACCGGCCTATACGGCCCTGGTATGGGAGCTGCGTTGA
- a CDS encoding Rossmann-fold NAD(P)-binding domain-containing protein — protein MPNDEFQQSPRIKRVKGNATYNYYEAGATPPRQPFRLGRWGWLAGAAAVLGLGGTLVTTQLNARPVYYCASHHAVKYHTNAACFELKRCGATIKSMPLGEAKSKMQLCKECH, from the coding sequence ATGCCAAACGACGAATTCCAACAGAGCCCACGTATCAAGCGGGTGAAAGGCAACGCCACCTACAACTACTACGAAGCGGGGGCTACCCCACCCCGTCAGCCATTTCGCCTAGGTCGGTGGGGCTGGTTAGCCGGTGCGGCCGCTGTGCTGGGCCTCGGTGGCACCCTGGTTACCACGCAGCTCAACGCCCGCCCGGTCTACTACTGCGCTAGCCACCACGCCGTGAAGTACCACACCAATGCTGCCTGCTTCGAGCTAAAGCGCTGTGGCGCTACAATAAAATCCATGCCCCTGGGGGAGGCTAAAAGCAAAATGCAACTGTGCAAAGAGTGCCACTGA
- a CDS encoding response regulator, with the protein MEKTRISVVEDLPDIREGLRFLLNQTAEFSCLAAYNSAEAFLDELRPGLLPALVIMDLNLPGMGGIACIREAKRRFAELEFVVFTVYEDSDQVFAALAAGASGYLLKRTPPHKLVDALLELRDGGSPMSASIARKLVATFQPAPTPQEMPGELSPREHDVLAALAKGLLYKEIAGQLGISVHTVRQHIHRIYQKLHVQNRTEALNKFFDR; encoded by the coding sequence ATGGAAAAAACCCGCATCAGTGTGGTCGAAGACCTGCCCGACATTCGTGAGGGCCTGCGCTTTCTGCTCAATCAAACGGCGGAGTTTAGCTGCCTGGCCGCCTACAACTCGGCCGAGGCATTTCTGGACGAGCTGCGGCCGGGGCTGCTGCCGGCCCTGGTTATCATGGACCTCAACCTGCCGGGCATGGGCGGCATTGCCTGCATCCGCGAAGCCAAGCGCCGCTTTGCCGAGCTGGAGTTTGTGGTCTTTACCGTGTATGAGGATAGCGACCAGGTGTTTGCGGCCCTGGCGGCCGGGGCCAGCGGCTACCTGCTGAAGCGTACGCCACCCCACAAGCTGGTAGATGCCCTGCTGGAGCTGCGTGACGGCGGCTCGCCCATGAGTGCCAGCATTGCCCGCAAGCTGGTGGCCACCTTTCAGCCCGCCCCCACCCCCCAGGAGATGCCCGGCGAGCTCTCGCCCCGCGAGCACGACGTGCTGGCGGCGCTGGCCAAGGGCTTGCTCTACAAGGAAATTGCCGGGCAGCTGGGCATCAGCGTGCATACCGTGCGCCAGCACATTCACCGCATCTACCAGAAGCTGCACGTACAAAACCGGACCGAAGCGCTCAACAAGTTCTTCGACCGCTGA
- a CDS encoding IS5 family transposase has product MLWAAAEPLLPEALSGTGKRGRPRGCNRQMFYAMYYILVTGMQWKALPRCLGAASTGHERFQEWARAGVFKQLWTSGLVQLQAEGRLDWDWQCLDACQTKASLGGEAVGPNPTDRGKGGVKRHMLTEAQGLPIGVAVTGANVHEATQVQTVLDSMPVLPPPAEGDFAPGFCADKGYDAEAIRRLLAQWGYRVHILGRGQEADKGRTPGYRARRWVVERTHAWFHRFRRLLIRWEKKVAHYEAFLHLACANTIWRHSLLFSG; this is encoded by the coding sequence CTGCTTTGGGCGGCGGCTGAACCGTTGCTCCCCGAGGCGCTCAGTGGTACGGGCAAGCGCGGCCGTCCTCGGGGTTGCAACCGCCAGATGTTTTATGCCATGTACTATATTTTGGTCACTGGAATGCAATGGAAGGCGCTGCCGCGGTGTTTGGGGGCTGCCTCCACGGGGCACGAGCGATTCCAGGAATGGGCCCGTGCCGGGGTGTTTAAGCAGCTCTGGACCAGCGGCTTGGTCCAGTTGCAGGCCGAGGGCCGCCTGGATTGGGACTGGCAATGCCTCGATGCCTGCCAGACCAAAGCCTCGCTCGGCGGCGAGGCCGTTGGCCCTAATCCGACCGACCGGGGCAAGGGCGGCGTCAAGCGCCACATGCTGACCGAGGCGCAAGGCCTGCCCATTGGCGTGGCCGTCACCGGAGCCAACGTGCATGAAGCCACGCAAGTACAGACCGTGCTCGACTCCATGCCCGTGCTGCCCCCGCCCGCCGAAGGTGACTTTGCGCCGGGCTTCTGCGCCGACAAAGGCTACGATGCCGAGGCTATTCGCCGGCTGCTGGCGCAGTGGGGCTACCGGGTGCACATCCTGGGCCGGGGCCAGGAGGCTGATAAGGGCCGCACCCCCGGCTACCGCGCCCGCCGCTGGGTCGTCGAGCGCACCCACGCCTGGTTCCACCGATTCCGCCGCCTGCTCATCCGCTGGGAAAAGAAAGTCGCCCACTACGAAGCTTTCCTGCACCTGGCCTGCGCCAACACCATCTGGCGACACTCCCTCTTATTTTCCGGATAG
- a CDS encoding helix-turn-helix domain-containing protein: MSLAERAAAAPRLLAPVSGDTLPYHFVLTSLPANTPVDAALYLAGSFNHWQPADARFRFRRQASGLLGLTLRTPQARFEYKVSRGSWAAIEGSGHGQVRANRVATRQQAQAGDIEVRVQSWEDLSGTFQFYSLYDLLLLFSCFQAVLLLIAIPSIQQANRTANRWLLGLLGLGAGCTLLTVVSSYRTVANAYPQLTLLPDFIWFLYGPLFYGYIRRLLFNEAPPPRQWLHFIPSALQLLAYLPYFLLDSYEFQLRLVSHEAGLRAVLLATGLAALLVGGAYWLACRRVIRAYTRQYEASVSYAQNLRYLSTVLGIQAVCLVVWGFLFGIVLASRWAAFDVYTLAARDEALIWLVFSTLPYFLGYVVLHQPEIFRLVPAPAAAHPVAVEAAEQQPAQALPPEVPAAVPRPPRALGALDLPAAQAAVAGYMQQHKPYLNPSLTIHELAAGLQLPPHVLSKVINEGFGQNFFDFVNAYRVDEFKLLMATPQARHYTLLALALEVGFNSKTAFNRAFKKQTDQTPREYFSGIREE, from the coding sequence TTGTCTCTGGCGGAACGGGCCGCCGCTGCTCCCCGTTTACTGGCCCCGGTTTCCGGCGATACGCTGCCCTATCATTTCGTTCTGACCAGCTTACCGGCCAATACGCCCGTCGATGCGGCGCTTTACCTGGCCGGGTCGTTTAATCACTGGCAGCCAGCTGATGCCCGCTTCCGATTTCGCCGGCAGGCCAGCGGCCTGCTTGGCCTCACGCTGCGCACGCCGCAGGCCCGGTTTGAATACAAAGTGTCACGGGGCAGCTGGGCCGCCATTGAGGGGAGCGGCCACGGGCAGGTGCGGGCCAACCGCGTAGCTACGCGCCAGCAGGCGCAGGCCGGCGACATAGAAGTGCGCGTACAAAGCTGGGAAGACCTGAGCGGCACCTTTCAGTTCTATTCGCTCTACGACCTGCTGCTGCTTTTTTCGTGCTTTCAGGCAGTATTGCTTTTAATTGCCATTCCGAGCATTCAGCAGGCCAACCGGACGGCCAATCGCTGGCTGCTCGGACTTTTGGGGCTGGGCGCCGGCTGCACGCTGCTCACGGTGGTCAGCAGCTACCGCACCGTGGCCAATGCCTACCCGCAGCTGACGCTGCTGCCGGACTTTATCTGGTTTCTCTACGGGCCGCTGTTTTATGGCTACATCCGCCGGCTGCTGTTCAATGAGGCGCCGCCGCCGCGGCAGTGGCTGCATTTTATACCCTCGGCGCTGCAGCTGCTGGCTTACCTGCCCTACTTTCTGCTCGATAGCTACGAGTTTCAGCTGCGGCTGGTGAGCCATGAGGCGGGGCTGCGGGCCGTGCTGCTGGCTACCGGGCTGGCGGCGCTGCTGGTGGGCGGCGCCTACTGGCTGGCATGCCGCCGGGTTATCCGGGCCTACACCCGGCAGTACGAGGCCAGCGTGTCTTATGCCCAGAACCTGCGCTACCTCTCTACGGTACTGGGTATTCAGGCAGTGTGCCTGGTAGTATGGGGCTTTCTGTTTGGCATAGTGCTGGCCAGCCGCTGGGCCGCGTTCGACGTGTACACGCTTGCCGCACGAGACGAGGCACTGATTTGGCTTGTGTTTTCCACGCTGCCTTATTTTCTGGGCTACGTTGTGCTGCATCAGCCCGAAATCTTTCGGCTGGTGCCGGCCCCCGCGGCGGCGCACCCAGTAGCGGTGGAGGCCGCCGAGCAGCAGCCCGCACAGGCGCTGCCACCCGAGGTGCCTGCGGCAGTGCCGCGCCCGCCGCGCGCCCTGGGCGCGTTGGACCTTCCCGCTGCCCAGGCTGCGGTGGCTGGCTATATGCAGCAGCACAAGCCCTACCTAAACCCCAGCCTGACGATTCACGAGCTGGCCGCCGGCCTTCAGCTACCGCCGCATGTGCTATCCAAAGTCATTAATGAAGGCTTCGGCCAAAACTTCTTTGACTTCGTCAATGCGTACCGGGTAGACGAGTTCAAACTGCTAATGGCTACCCCGCAGGCCCGTCACTATACGCTCTTGGCGCTGGCGCTGGAGGTAGGCTTCAATTCTAAAACGGCCTTCAACCGCGCCTTCAAAAAGCAAACCGACCAGACACCGCGCGAGTACTTCAGCGGCATCCGTGAGGAATAG
- a CDS encoding T9SS type A sorting domain-containing protein, with amino-acid sequence MIQRFLFVAALALLTEPARVAQAQTFAPVALYATGANSSPSGIAAGDINGDGYPDLVTTYFTSNNIAVLLNQKDGTFGAPVTYVADAAGFATPLGVTLSDFNKDGYSDIVASSEVSGSVSVLLNKKDGTFAAAVTYSTEASSFPQFLAAGDVNGDGYPDIVTANFYTDDIGVLLNKKDGTFTSVALYPTGKSTLPTGLALGDVNKDGYPDIVTTLLSGSAAVLLNKKDGTFGPSVAYPAGANSSLVGVAVGDVDKDGYPDIVTADNVGNADVLLNKKDGTFKAGTAYPAGPKSAPYGVVLGDMNGDGYPDIITANEDDGTASVLLNKQNGTFATALVLSTSGRAAAGQQQPYNVAVSDVNKDGKLDIVAANAGDNTVGVLLNRTATLATQPAAAGQPQATVFPNPASAAEGSTLLASSLPAEVRSLEATLLNSLGQVVAHTTLAVAQGQGRAALPTTGLPSGSYLVRIATHTDHGDPTLLPLQRLVVR; translated from the coding sequence ATGATACAGCGTTTTCTCTTCGTAGCAGCCTTGGCGCTGCTGACAGAGCCGGCCCGCGTGGCACAGGCCCAGACGTTTGCGCCGGTAGCACTCTACGCTACCGGGGCCAACAGCAGCCCCAGCGGCATCGCGGCCGGCGATATAAACGGCGACGGCTACCCCGACCTAGTCACCACGTATTTTACGAGCAATAACATCGCGGTGCTGCTCAACCAGAAAGACGGCACGTTCGGGGCACCCGTCACGTATGTGGCCGATGCAGCGGGCTTCGCTACTCCCCTCGGCGTGACACTCAGCGACTTCAACAAAGATGGCTATAGTGACATTGTAGCGAGTAGCGAGGTAAGTGGCTCGGTGAGCGTGCTGCTGAATAAAAAGGATGGCACCTTTGCCGCGGCTGTCACGTATTCTACCGAAGCCAGCAGCTTCCCGCAGTTTCTGGCAGCCGGCGATGTGAATGGCGATGGCTACCCGGATATTGTTACGGCCAACTTCTATACCGACGATATCGGCGTGCTGCTCAATAAGAAAGACGGCACATTTACCAGCGTGGCCCTTTACCCGACCGGTAAAAGTACCCTCCCCACCGGCCTGGCCCTGGGCGATGTAAACAAGGATGGCTACCCCGACATCGTAACTACCCTGCTTTCGGGCAGCGCGGCGGTGCTGCTCAACAAAAAGGACGGGACGTTTGGCCCCAGCGTGGCGTATCCGGCCGGGGCCAACAGCAGCCTGGTCGGCGTAGCCGTCGGCGACGTCGATAAGGATGGCTACCCGGATATTGTTACGGCCGACAACGTAGGCAATGCCGATGTGCTGCTCAACAAAAAGGATGGCACGTTTAAAGCCGGTACGGCTTACCCGGCCGGGCCAAAAAGTGCGCCCTACGGCGTGGTACTCGGCGATATGAATGGCGATGGCTACCCCGACATCATTACGGCCAACGAAGATGACGGTACTGCCAGCGTGCTGCTGAACAAGCAAAACGGCACCTTCGCGACGGCGCTAGTGCTCTCTACCAGCGGCCGGGCGGCCGCCGGCCAGCAGCAGCCCTACAACGTGGCGGTCAGCGACGTTAACAAAGACGGTAAGCTGGACATTGTGGCCGCCAATGCCGGTGACAATACGGTGGGTGTGCTCCTCAACCGCACGGCCACGCTGGCTACCCAGCCAGCCGCGGCGGGGCAGCCCCAGGCCACGGTGTTTCCCAACCCGGCTTCGGCAGCTGAGGGCAGCACCCTGCTGGCCAGCAGCCTGCCTGCCGAAGTACGCAGCCTGGAAGCTACGCTGCTCAATAGCCTGGGCCAGGTGGTAGCCCACACCACGCTGGCCGTTGCCCAGGGCCAGGGCCGCGCGGCCCTACCCACCACGGGCCTGCCCAGCGGCAGCTACCTGGTGCGCATTGCCACGCACACCGACCACGGAGACCCTACCCTGCTGCCGCTTCAGCGCCTGGTAGTTCGCTAG
- a CDS encoding tetratricopeptide repeat-containing sensor histidine kinase, translating into MQAFFRKSFFIIMGLLGLLPQHSHGQMGLNMHWQRDSLRALLNAQPIDTNRVLRLIQLGQLYEGSQPDSAKALYQRAGRLSERLHYPLGVAKYIANYTSVLNVEGRFAESAQLNQRAVALSRRYHLRRYLAVSLGNLSNVYLRQENYPLAIATMLQARPLLEALHDQSSLSLLYNSLSVCYDNLHQNAQALRCGRQALALGETMHDDYLVTLACIQLGNTYKATGHLRESLAAYQRGYVLARKLRVVEAQKSIVFNLADLYVQLEDPARARPLYQQAVQLADSIHDVEGQAEARKGMALSYYLAQQYGQAEQYARQGLNLASRHGIKKVQRDCYDVLADVAVAQGRLVAGQRLRRQADALAETLLGAAVQKSAQEVETRYRVQQQRAALAQQRRTLLLRQHQVAQQRGWLLAAGVGVGLLGLLLLSTYRYYRQRHKLDAQRLQTLRAEAEAQRLKALLDGQAQERQRISQEMHDDLGAGLTAILYLSHALQGPPAQALSAAARISQAASQLVGKMNEVIWTLNDAHDTLESLVLYLRTNTAELLDDAGLEYHFDIEEPVPGLRVAKEVRRNVYLVVREAVHNAIKHAACRRVAIQIHFRGGLHVCVHDDGQGLPAEAAAPANCRLGNGLTNMHARMSQLAGQLSLESGPAGTRVRLWSPLPA; encoded by the coding sequence ATGCAGGCGTTCTTCCGTAAAAGCTTTTTTATCATCATGGGGCTACTCGGGCTGCTGCCGCAACACAGCCACGGGCAGATGGGCCTGAATATGCATTGGCAGCGCGACAGTTTGCGCGCCCTGCTCAATGCCCAGCCCATCGACACCAACCGGGTGCTGCGCCTCATTCAGCTGGGCCAGCTGTATGAAGGTAGTCAGCCCGACTCGGCTAAGGCACTCTACCAGCGGGCGGGCCGCCTCAGCGAGCGCTTGCACTACCCGCTGGGCGTGGCAAAATACATTGCTAATTATACTTCCGTGCTGAACGTAGAGGGGCGGTTTGCCGAGTCGGCACAACTCAACCAGCGAGCAGTGGCGCTAAGCCGCCGCTACCATTTACGGCGCTACCTGGCGGTGTCGCTTGGTAACCTGTCCAACGTGTACCTGCGCCAGGAAAATTACCCGCTGGCCATTGCTACCATGCTACAGGCACGGCCCCTGCTCGAGGCACTGCACGACCAATCTTCGTTGTCATTACTTTACAACAGCCTGAGTGTGTGCTACGATAACTTACACCAGAATGCGCAGGCGCTGCGCTGCGGCCGGCAGGCGCTGGCCCTGGGCGAGACGATGCACGACGACTATCTGGTAACCCTGGCCTGCATACAGCTAGGCAACACCTATAAGGCTACCGGGCACCTGCGGGAGTCGCTGGCTGCTTACCAGCGCGGCTATGTCCTGGCCAGAAAGCTGCGTGTAGTGGAGGCCCAAAAAAGTATTGTTTTTAACCTGGCCGACCTGTATGTGCAGCTTGAGGACCCGGCCCGAGCCCGGCCGCTGTACCAACAGGCAGTGCAGCTGGCCGATTCGATTCATGATGTGGAAGGGCAGGCCGAAGCCCGTAAAGGTATGGCCCTCAGCTACTACCTGGCCCAGCAGTATGGGCAGGCTGAACAATATGCCCGCCAGGGCCTGAACTTGGCGAGCCGGCATGGTATTAAGAAGGTACAGCGCGACTGCTATGATGTGCTGGCCGACGTTGCCGTGGCGCAGGGCCGGCTGGTTGCGGGCCAACGCCTGCGCCGCCAGGCCGATGCCTTGGCAGAGACGCTGCTCGGCGCAGCCGTGCAGAAAAGCGCTCAGGAAGTGGAAACCCGCTACCGTGTGCAGCAGCAGCGTGCTGCGCTGGCCCAGCAGCGCCGCACGCTGCTGCTGCGCCAACACCAGGTGGCCCAGCAGCGCGGCTGGCTGCTGGCCGCCGGGGTGGGCGTCGGCCTGCTGGGGCTGCTGCTGCTTAGCACCTATCGCTACTACCGCCAACGTCATAAGCTGGACGCCCAGCGCCTGCAAACGCTCCGCGCCGAAGCGGAGGCCCAGCGCCTCAAAGCCCTGCTCGACGGCCAGGCGCAGGAGCGCCAGCGCATCAGCCAGGAAATGCACGACGACCTGGGAGCGGGCCTCACCGCTATCCTTTACCTAAGCCATGCTTTGCAGGGGCCGCCCGCGCAGGCGCTGTCGGCGGCGGCCCGCATTAGTCAGGCGGCCAGCCAGCTGGTGGGCAAGATGAACGAGGTCATCTGGACCCTCAACGACGCCCACGATACGCTCGAATCGCTGGTGCTGTACCTGCGTACCAACACGGCCGAGCTGCTCGATGATGCCGGCCTCGAGTACCACTTTGACATTGAGGAGCCCGTGCCGGGCCTGCGCGTAGCTAAAGAGGTGCGGCGCAACGTGTACCTGGTGGTGCGGGAGGCCGTTCACAACGCCATCAAGCACGCGGCCTGCCGGCGCGTAGCCATCCAAATACACTTTCGGGGTGGCCTGCACGTATGCGTGCACGACGATGGGCAGGGCTTGCCTGCCGAGGCGGCAGCGCCGGCGAACTGCCGCCTCGGCAACGGCCTGACCAACATGCACGCCCGCATGAGCCAGCTGGCCGGGCAGCTAAGCCTGGAAAGCGGGCCCGCCGGCACCCGCGTGCGCCTCTGGTCGCCGCTGCCGGCCTAA